A genomic window from Haladaptatus caseinilyticus includes:
- a CDS encoding cation:proton antiporter domain-containing protein translates to MSSGAGAELIYIVAAIIGVGVVAQVLADRFRVPSVLFLLSAGIIVGPVGVGLLDPTSFGGALSAIVGLSVAIIVFEGAFHLKLNKLREAPSAQIRLVTVGAAISLVGTATVVHFALGAAWDLSFLIGALLVATGPTVITPILSVVAVRDRVGAALETEGIVNDVTAAILAVVMFEVVVLTGEESFALAEFLSEFMAKLGTGLIVGLLISLVIWYVLRHVDLSRENAPQNSRLLVLAGALVAYAVADFFAKEAGIAAVATAGIILGNADLPYEEKIEEFKGDITLVVLSFVFITLAALLEPSDLFSLGIGGLVVVLAVMFLIRPLLVFVSTTGTRFTRGEKLFVSFVGPRGIIPASVATLFAFRLQNTPEIPNSGAAATTLIGTVFLVILVTVVFEAGFARHIAERLNVIPMRVLIIGGGKVGRALAERLEDRGENVVLIEQDESIIATARDKGFTVHRGDGTDTEVLRSAGADNAKIVVAATGDDDVNLLVAQLADSKFDAETIIARANNPDNVDAFEDLGVRTISSSLATAWAIDNVIERPALSNWMTELGRSGDVQEIEVTAKDLVGKTITELDTDLPNGVLIALVGRNGETRVPSEDFTFQQGDHITFLGRKEAVRDAIDRCHPR, encoded by the coding sequence GTGAGCTCCGGGGCAGGTGCCGAGTTGATTTACATCGTCGCCGCCATCATCGGTGTCGGTGTCGTAGCACAGGTACTGGCAGACAGATTCCGCGTTCCGAGTGTGCTTTTTCTGCTCTCCGCAGGAATCATCGTCGGCCCCGTCGGGGTCGGATTACTCGACCCCACGTCGTTCGGTGGCGCGCTGTCGGCGATCGTTGGGCTGAGCGTCGCTATCATCGTCTTCGAGGGCGCGTTCCATCTCAAACTGAACAAACTTCGCGAGGCACCCTCCGCACAGATTCGCCTCGTCACCGTCGGTGCGGCCATTTCCCTCGTCGGAACCGCCACGGTCGTCCATTTCGCGCTCGGTGCGGCCTGGGACTTGTCGTTCCTCATCGGCGCGCTCCTCGTGGCGACCGGACCGACCGTCATCACGCCGATTCTATCCGTCGTCGCGGTTCGCGACCGGGTCGGTGCGGCGCTGGAGACGGAAGGCATCGTCAACGACGTGACGGCGGCAATCCTCGCGGTGGTGATGTTCGAGGTCGTCGTCCTGACGGGTGAGGAGTCGTTCGCGCTCGCCGAGTTTCTGAGCGAGTTCATGGCGAAACTCGGCACCGGACTCATCGTCGGCTTACTGATCTCCCTCGTCATCTGGTACGTGCTTCGTCACGTCGACCTCTCGCGAGAAAACGCACCACAGAACTCCCGTCTGTTAGTGCTAGCCGGGGCACTCGTCGCATACGCCGTCGCGGACTTCTTCGCAAAGGAAGCGGGTATCGCCGCCGTTGCGACGGCGGGTATCATTTTGGGCAACGCCGACCTTCCCTACGAGGAGAAAATCGAGGAGTTCAAAGGCGACATTACGCTCGTCGTCCTCTCGTTCGTGTTCATTACGCTCGCGGCACTGTTAGAGCCGAGCGATCTGTTTTCGCTGGGAATCGGCGGTTTGGTCGTCGTTCTCGCAGTGATGTTCCTCATCCGTCCCCTCCTCGTGTTCGTTTCGACCACCGGAACCCGGTTCACGCGCGGCGAAAAACTGTTCGTGAGCTTCGTCGGTCCGCGTGGTATCATCCCGGCGTCCGTCGCGACGCTGTTCGCCTTTCGACTCCAGAATACCCCGGAAATTCCAAACTCGGGGGCTGCGGCGACGACCCTCATCGGAACCGTCTTTCTCGTCATCCTCGTTACCGTCGTGTTCGAGGCTGGCTTCGCTCGACACATCGCGGAACGACTGAACGTGATCCCAATGCGTGTACTCATCATCGGAGGTGGCAAGGTGGGCCGTGCGCTCGCCGAACGCCTCGAAGACCGTGGAGAGAACGTCGTGCTCATCGAGCAGGACGAATCGATAATCGCAACCGCCCGCGATAAGGGATTTACCGTCCATCGCGGCGACGGTACTGATACGGAAGTCCTTCGGTCGGCAGGCGCCGACAACGCGAAAATCGTCGTTGCGGCGACCGGCGACGACGACGTGAACCTGCTGGTTGCGCAACTCGCCGATTCGAAATTCGATGCAGAAACGATCATCGCCCGAGCGAACAATCCGGACAACGTGGACGCCTTCGAGGACCTGGGCGTTCGAACGATTTCCTCGTCGCTCGCGACAGCGTGGGCCATCGACAACGTCATCGAACGTCCAGCGCTCTCGAACTGGATGACGGAACTCGGACGGAGCGGAGACGTACAGGAAATCGAGGTTACCGCGAAAGACCTCGTCGGCAAGACCATCACCGAACTGGACACTGACCTTCCGAACGGGGTCCTCATCGCACTCGTCGGACGGAATGGTGAGACG